The following is a genomic window from Parabacteroides johnsonii DSM 18315.
TCCAAAAAGACAAGCGTGTCACCCGCTTTCACCTTATCGCCTTCACCGAAACGATACGCTTCGATCCGTCCGGGCACTTTACCCGAAATACGAACTTGCGTAGCTTCCGCCTGCCCCATAATGATATCATCCGGCGGTGTCAGTAAAAAGAAACCGGTTAATGCGACTAATCCTACCACACCTAAAAATGTGATAAATGCCAATAGCATATTATTGATCGAAAACTTCTTATCCTCGTTCATAAGAGTATGTATTATGATTTATTTTTTAATTTTTAATTCTCAACTTTTAATTTTCCCATTGCTTTTGTCAAGTAGACTTCCGTCAATTTCACCTCTATCTGCGCATCTATCAGGCTGGAACGAGCCGATACCCAAGCTGTCTGCGCCTGCATCAAGTTAAGAGCTGGGATGACGCCTTCCTCAAATCCGAGGTTGGCATGACGAAGATTCTCTTCCGCATTCTCCATATTACGGGTGGAGGCGATCAGTTTCTTGTTCGCTTCATTGACCTTGTAGACGGATTGGTTGACCTGCAATTCCACCTTCTCGCGGGCATCCTGCAACTCCAACGACTTGATGCGTGTCTCGGCACGAGCCGAATTGCGCTTATAACTTCCCTCCCACCAGCCGGAAAGCGGAACTTTCACCATTACACCGACATTGAACATCCCGGCAAATTCATTTTTGAAGCCATTCATGGAATTAGGGTTCGTGACTAAATAATTCGCCATAAATGCCACATTCGGCAACATATCCGACAAAACGATCCGTTCCTTCCGCTTATAAATCTTAGTCGCCAAGTCAAGGCTTTTCAACTCGTTACGATTCATAAAGGCTTCGTTTACATCGGCAGCCGTAATGGAGGGTTCCGTCGGGAAATCCTCAATATCTTCATCAACCAAAACAAGTGGTTCCTCCAATGGCAACCCACATATCTGTGCTAATAACATACGGGAAAGGGCCAGACCATTATCTACTTTCGTCTGCGCCATCTCGGCCTCGTTCAGTTTGACTTTGACAGAGAGCCCGTCAGCTTCGGTCGCTACTCCCTCGTTGATCATCGCCGTTATATCATGATCGGTCTTGCGAAGTAAATCGACATAGGCATCGGCCAACTTCTTCTTATTTACCAAAGAAATCACCTGCCAATAGGTTTCATCGGTTTTATAGATGACCTCCTGCAATTGCTGGTCATTCATCGACTCGGCCAATTGTTTGGCGTACTTGGTAATCTGATTGTAATTGATAATCTTGCCCCCCATAAACACAGGTTGCACAAGTGAAACGCTTCCCACCCAGATATTCTGAATGTCGAGGTGTTGCAAGTCGTCCACCCCTTCCATCAACTTTCCAAACACCGGCAATTGGGCGATCGGTCCGAGAGCCCCTCCGATAGAAGCGCCGAGTGCTCCCATATCCAGCAGATTGATATCTTTTTGGTTCCACATATACGCGCCAGTCGCCGAAAGTTGAGGAAAATATTTGGTGAAAGCGGCGTTTTTCTCATAGCCGGCCATTTTAATCTTTTCCCCCGAGATCTTCAACTCTTTGTTGTTCTGAATAGCCAATTCACGACATTCCTCCAGCGTCAATGTACGCCCGGCACTTGCATAGCCCGACGAAACCAGTAATGCGACTAATACGACAAATCTCTTCATCTTTATCTTGTTTTATTCGGATTCTTTCCTAAATAGTGCAAAAGTACTGGTTCGCTTTAAATATACAATTGAACTAATTCAATAATTGCTTTCTTATATATCCGAGGAGATATAATTTCACCTTTCTCCAAACAGTGAAAATAAATTTTCCACCGCATGAAAATTTATTTTCCCGTTATAGAAAATTTATTTTCATGCGGTGGAAACTACTTTTTCATTGCCTATTTTAAGTGAATGAAAGAACTTTCCGCTTCAACTTGCAATACCAAGCATTGCTGATTCCCATATAATGGGCGATGTACTTATCAGGAACTCGATTGATCATCCAAGCATAGTTCGTGTAGAGGAACTGAATGAACTCTTCCGCCGTAGAGGAGAGGCGGACGGCCAACAAGACATCCAATTTATAGATGATC
Proteins encoded in this region:
- a CDS encoding TolC family protein, producing the protein MKRFVVLVALLVSSGYASAGRTLTLEECRELAIQNNKELKISGEKIKMAGYEKNAAFTKYFPQLSATGAYMWNQKDINLLDMGALGASIGGALGPIAQLPVFGKLMEGVDDLQHLDIQNIWVGSVSLVQPVFMGGKIINYNQITKYAKQLAESMNDQQLQEVIYKTDETYWQVISLVNKKKLADAYVDLLRKTDHDITAMINEGVATEADGLSVKVKLNEAEMAQTKVDNGLALSRMLLAQICGLPLEEPLVLVDEDIEDFPTEPSITAADVNEAFMNRNELKSLDLATKIYKRKERIVLSDMLPNVAFMANYLVTNPNSMNGFKNEFAGMFNVGVMVKVPLSGWWEGSYKRNSARAETRIKSLELQDAREKVELQVNQSVYKVNEANKKLIASTRNMENAEENLRHANLGFEEGVIPALNLMQAQTAWVSARSSLIDAQIEVKLTEVYLTKAMGKLKVEN